A stretch of Haloferax sp. Atlit-12N DNA encodes these proteins:
- the ptsH1 gene encoding phosphocarrier protein HPr has translation MERTVTVVPEDGLHARPASQFVETANEFDADIQLGRADEDDLVPAASMLAVTGLGVGHDESVRLVAEGDDAEAALDALEDILSTPEAKQ, from the coding sequence ATGGAGCGGACCGTCACGGTCGTCCCCGAAGACGGGCTTCACGCCCGCCCGGCCTCGCAGTTCGTCGAGACCGCGAACGAGTTCGACGCCGACATCCAGCTCGGCCGCGCCGACGAGGACGACCTCGTCCCCGCCGCCAGCATGCTCGCCGTCACCGGTCTCGGCGTCGGCCACGACGAGTCCGTGCGCCTCGTCGCCGAGGGCGACGACGCGGAAGCGGCACTCGACGCCCTAGAGGACATCCTTTCGACGCCTGAAGCCAAACAGTAA
- the leuC gene encoding 3-isopropylmalate dehydratase large subunit, translating into MSEGTLYDKVWEEHTVSELPTGQTQLFCGLHLIHEVTSPQAFGMLQERDLEVAYPNRTHATVDHIVPTSDQSRPFRDDAAEEMMAELEQNVRDAGINFSDPTSGEQGIVHVIGPEKGLTQPGMTIVCGDSHTSTHGAFGALAFGIGTSQIRDVLATQTVAMEKKKVRKIEVTGELGPGVEAKDVILEIIRRLGTEGGVGYVYEYAGEAIENLDMEGRMSICNMSIEGGARAGYVNPDETTYDWLEDTEYFQENPERFDELKPYWESIRSDEDAEYDDVVTIDGSELEPVVTWGTTPGQGVGITQPIPAPEDLPEEKQDTARMAQEHMGVTPGETMEGYEIDVAFLGSCTNARMPDLRRAAGVVEGRQVADDVRAMVVPGSQRVKAAAEAEGLDEIFKEAGFEWREAGCSMCLGMNEDQLEGDEASASSSNRNFIGRQGSKDGRTVLMNPRMVAAAAITGHVTDVRELKEVTTA; encoded by the coding sequence ATGAGTGAGGGAACGCTGTACGACAAGGTCTGGGAGGAACACACGGTTTCGGAGCTTCCGACCGGCCAGACCCAGCTGTTCTGCGGCCTGCACCTCATCCACGAGGTGACGAGCCCGCAGGCGTTCGGCATGCTGCAGGAGCGCGACCTCGAAGTCGCCTACCCGAACCGGACGCACGCGACGGTCGACCACATCGTCCCCACGTCGGACCAGTCGCGGCCGTTCCGCGACGACGCCGCAGAGGAGATGATGGCCGAACTCGAACAGAACGTCCGCGACGCCGGTATCAACTTCTCAGACCCGACCTCGGGCGAGCAGGGAATCGTCCACGTCATCGGGCCCGAGAAGGGACTCACCCAGCCCGGCATGACTATCGTCTGCGGCGACAGCCACACCTCGACCCACGGCGCGTTCGGCGCGCTCGCGTTCGGTATCGGGACGAGCCAGATTCGCGACGTGCTGGCGACTCAGACGGTCGCGATGGAGAAAAAGAAGGTCCGAAAAATCGAGGTCACGGGCGAACTCGGCCCCGGCGTCGAGGCCAAGGACGTCATCCTCGAAATCATCCGTCGCCTCGGGACCGAAGGCGGCGTCGGCTACGTCTACGAGTACGCCGGCGAGGCCATCGAGAACCTCGATATGGAAGGCCGGATGAGCATCTGTAACATGTCCATCGAAGGCGGCGCTCGCGCGGGCTACGTCAACCCCGACGAGACCACCTACGACTGGCTGGAAGACACCGAGTACTTCCAGGAGAACCCCGAGCGGTTCGACGAACTCAAGCCGTACTGGGAGTCCATCCGCTCCGACGAGGACGCCGAGTACGACGACGTAGTCACCATCGACGGCTCCGAACTCGAACCCGTCGTCACCTGGGGGACTACGCCCGGACAGGGCGTCGGCATCACCCAGCCCATTCCGGCCCCCGAAGACCTGCCCGAAGAGAAGCAGGACACCGCCCGGATGGCGCAGGAACACATGGGCGTCACGCCCGGCGAGACGATGGAGGGCTACGAAATCGACGTGGCGTTCCTCGGCTCCTGTACCAACGCCCGGATGCCCGACCTCCGCCGCGCGGCGGGAGTCGTCGAGGGACGGCAGGTCGCGGACGATGTCCGCGCGATGGTCGTCCCCGGCAGTCAGCGCGTCAAGGCCGCCGCGGAGGCGGAGGGTCTCGACGAGATATTCAAGGAAGCCGGCTTCGAGTGGCGTGAGGCGGGCTGTTCGATGTGTCTCGGCATGAACGAGGACCAACTGGAGGGCGACGAGGCCTCCGCGTCCTCGTCGAACCGCAACTTCATCGGTCGGCAGGGGTCGAAAGACGGCCGCACCGTCCTGATGAACCCGCGCATGGTCGCCGCCGCGGCCATCACCGGGCACGTGACTGACGTGCGCGAACTGAAGGAGGTGACCACGGCATGA
- the ptfC gene encoding fructose PTS transporter subunit IIC: MANDAEDAVRSYLTSVKEDLMTGVSFMIPFVTIGGIFLALGYAVASLSNNVQDVFNSTGTAGWFLAQIGVAGLTLMVPVLGAYIAYAIADRPGLAPGFILSYIIQQGNVLQAAGDVIGLQGGSAGAGYLGAIVAGFLAGIVARWFKQRDVPEFIAPMMPVLLIPVATTAVLTPIMLFVLGVPISIANAGLTNFLSNMQGGGQAIVLGAILGAMMAADMGGPINKVAYVFSVGLISEGVTAPMAAVMIAGMVPPIGLALSNFIAPQKYAAEMYENAKSGVLLGFSFITEGAIPYAAADPARVIPSVVAGSAVAGAASMALGVNMPAPHGGIFVVPLSNQPFMFIACILLGSIVTAVIATAIKPNFDAKVAAQSSDD; this comes from the coding sequence ATGGCAAACGACGCAGAAGACGCGGTTCGGTCCTACCTCACTTCGGTGAAGGAGGACCTGATGACTGGGGTATCGTTCATGATTCCGTTCGTGACCATCGGCGGAATCTTCCTGGCGCTGGGCTACGCGGTAGCCTCGCTTTCGAACAACGTACAAGACGTATTCAACAGCACGGGGACCGCCGGCTGGTTCCTCGCGCAGATCGGCGTCGCTGGGCTGACGCTGATGGTTCCGGTGCTCGGCGCGTACATCGCGTACGCTATCGCCGACCGTCCGGGCCTCGCACCGGGCTTCATCCTGTCGTACATCATCCAGCAGGGCAACGTCCTGCAGGCGGCCGGTGACGTCATCGGCCTTCAGGGTGGCTCCGCCGGCGCGGGTTACCTCGGCGCTATCGTCGCCGGGTTCCTCGCCGGTATCGTCGCGCGCTGGTTCAAGCAGCGCGACGTGCCCGAGTTCATCGCACCGATGATGCCCGTGCTCCTCATCCCGGTCGCGACGACCGCGGTGCTCACGCCCATCATGCTGTTCGTGCTGGGCGTCCCGATTTCCATCGCGAACGCGGGACTCACGAACTTCCTGAGCAACATGCAGGGCGGCGGACAGGCAATCGTTCTCGGGGCCATCCTCGGGGCGATGATGGCGGCCGACATGGGCGGCCCCATCAACAAGGTCGCCTACGTGTTCTCCGTCGGCCTCATCTCCGAGGGCGTCACCGCGCCGATGGCCGCGGTCATGATCGCGGGTATGGTCCCGCCGATCGGCCTCGCGCTGTCGAACTTCATCGCGCCGCAGAAGTACGCGGCCGAGATGTACGAGAACGCCAAGAGCGGCGTTCTCCTCGGCTTCTCGTTCATTACTGAGGGCGCGATTCCGTACGCGGCCGCCGACCCGGCCCGCGTCATCCCGAGCGTCGTCGCCGGCAGCGCCGTCGCCGGCGCGGCCTCGATGGCGCTCGGCGTGAACATGCCGGCTCCGCACGGCGGCATCTTCGTGGTTCCGCTGTCGAACCAGCCGTTCATGTTCATCGCGTGCATCCTGCTGGGCTCCATCGTGACCGCCGTCATCGCGACGGCCATCAAGCCGAACTTCGACGCCAAGGTCGCGGCCCAGAGCTCCGACGACTGA
- the ptfA gene encoding fructose PTS transporter subunit IIA gives MDVTDISTITPLELISLEEPPATKEGAIEFLLDLAVDAGRVDDRDAALDALLEREEEATTGVGFGIGIPHAKTDAVSKPTVAFARSTEGIDFDAMDDKPAKLLFMILVPAAGGEDHLQILSALSRSLMHEDVREKLLEAESKQTVQDVLAEVVE, from the coding sequence ATGGACGTCACTGACATCAGCACCATCACACCGCTCGAACTGATATCGCTCGAAGAGCCGCCGGCGACGAAGGAGGGAGCCATCGAGTTCCTCCTCGACCTCGCCGTCGACGCCGGTCGCGTCGACGACCGCGACGCCGCGCTCGACGCCCTCCTCGAACGCGAGGAAGAGGCGACGACCGGCGTCGGCTTCGGCATCGGCATCCCGCACGCAAAGACCGACGCCGTCTCGAAGCCGACGGTCGCCTTCGCGCGCTCGACCGAGGGCATCGACTTCGACGCCATGGACGACAAGCCGGCGAAGCTCCTGTTCATGATTCTCGTCCCCGCGGCGGGCGGCGAAGACCACCTGCAGATTCTGAGCGCTCTCTCGCGGTCGCTCATGCACGAGGACGTACGCGAGAAGCTCCTCGAAGCCGAGAGCAAGCAGACCGTCCAGGACGTGCTCGCCGAGGTGGTCGAGTGA
- the leuD gene encoding 3-isopropylmalate dehydratase small subunit yields the protein MTDEIPEIDSASGSGVPIRGNDIDTDQIIPARFMKVVTFDGLGEFAFFDQRYDENDEPKDHPMNEPQFQDASIMVVNANFGCGSSREHAPQALMRWGIDAIIGESFAEIFAGNCLALGIPTVTADHDTITELQDWVDEHPDADIDVDVENETVTYGEKTVDVTVDDAQRKALTEGVWDTTALMKSNADAVAEKAAALPYVDD from the coding sequence ATGACCGACGAAATCCCCGAAATCGACTCCGCGTCCGGCTCCGGCGTTCCCATCCGCGGCAACGACATCGACACGGACCAGATCATCCCGGCGCGGTTCATGAAGGTCGTCACGTTCGACGGCCTCGGCGAGTTCGCGTTCTTCGACCAGCGCTACGACGAGAACGACGAACCCAAAGACCACCCGATGAACGAGCCGCAGTTCCAGGACGCCTCCATCATGGTCGTCAACGCCAACTTCGGCTGTGGCTCCTCTCGGGAGCACGCCCCGCAGGCGCTCATGCGCTGGGGCATCGACGCCATCATCGGCGAGTCGTTCGCCGAGATTTTCGCGGGCAACTGCCTCGCGCTCGGCATCCCGACGGTCACCGCCGACCACGACACCATCACCGAACTGCAGGACTGGGTCGACGAGCACCCGGACGCAGACATCGACGTGGACGTGGAAAACGAGACGGTCACCTACGGCGAGAAGACCGTGGACGTGACCGTCGACGACGCACAGCGGAAGGCGCTCACCGAGGGCGTCTGGGACACGACGGCGCTCATGAAGTCGAACGCCGACGCGGTCGCCGAGAAAGCCGCCGCCCTGCCCTACGTCGATGACTGA
- the ilvC gene encoding ketol-acid reductoisomerase produces MTELTTEVYYDDDADRSQIDDKTVAVIGYGSQGHAHAQNLADSGVDVVVGLRASSSSRAAAEADGLRVKEPAEAAAEGDIVSILVPDTVQPAVFEEIRDSLDAGDTLQFAHGFNIHYNQIRPPEDVDVTMVAPKSPGHLVRRNYEANEGTPGLIAVYQDVTGDAKEEALAYAHGLGCTRAGVIETTFQEETETDLFGEQAVLCGGVTSLVKQGYETLVDAGYSPEMAYFECLNELKLIVDLMYEGGLGEMWDSVSDTAEFGGLTRGDRVVDEHARENMEEILEEVQDGTFAREWILENQAGRPSYSQLKDAEENHHIEQVGAPLRDLFAWADDEEEADAEKAEAPADD; encoded by the coding sequence ATGACAGAACTCACCACGGAAGTTTACTACGACGACGACGCCGACCGCTCCCAGATCGACGACAAGACCGTAGCCGTCATCGGCTACGGCAGTCAGGGCCACGCCCACGCGCAGAACCTCGCCGACAGCGGGGTCGACGTGGTCGTCGGCCTCCGAGCCAGCTCCTCGTCTCGCGCCGCCGCGGAAGCCGACGGCCTCCGCGTCAAAGAGCCCGCCGAGGCGGCCGCCGAGGGCGACATCGTCTCGATTCTCGTCCCCGACACCGTCCAGCCGGCGGTGTTCGAGGAGATTCGAGACTCCCTCGACGCCGGCGACACGCTCCAGTTCGCCCACGGCTTCAACATCCACTACAACCAGATTCGGCCCCCGGAAGACGTCGACGTGACGATGGTCGCGCCGAAGTCGCCGGGCCACCTCGTCCGCCGCAACTACGAGGCGAACGAGGGGACGCCGGGTCTCATCGCCGTCTACCAGGACGTGACGGGCGACGCCAAGGAAGAAGCGCTGGCCTACGCCCACGGCCTCGGCTGTACCCGCGCGGGCGTCATCGAGACGACGTTCCAAGAGGAGACCGAGACCGACCTGTTCGGCGAGCAGGCCGTCCTCTGCGGCGGCGTCACCTCGCTGGTCAAGCAGGGCTACGAGACGCTCGTCGACGCGGGTTACTCCCCCGAGATGGCGTACTTCGAGTGCCTGAACGAACTGAAGCTCATCGTCGACCTGATGTACGAAGGCGGGCTCGGCGAGATGTGGGACTCGGTCTCCGACACCGCCGAGTTCGGCGGGCTGACCCGCGGCGACCGCGTCGTCGACGAGCACGCCCGCGAGAACATGGAGGAGATTCTGGAGGAGGTCCAAGACGGCACCTTCGCACGCGAGTGGATTCTGGAGAACCAGGCGGGCCGCCCGTCGTACTCCCAGCTCAAGGACGCAGAAGAGAACCACCACATCGAACAGGTCGGCGCGCCGCTGCGCGACCTGTTCGCGTGGGCCGACGACGAAGAAGAAGCGGACGCGGAGAAAGCCGAAGCACCGGCGGACGACTGA
- the glpR gene encoding HTH-type transcriptional regulator GlpR: MLPAERKRRIVELVSDSDGRSVESLSDHLGYSKATIRRDLRELEDRGLIERSHGGAVPVTSVGREQTYGQKEVQNLEGKRAIADRAVEELAEGQVVFFDAGTTTMEVARKVPKDGTILGVTNSPRLAIELNEEENEVKLTGGTLRRRTKALVGPTAESFMERTNFDLLFLGTNGLDVESGLTTPNEDEARMKELMVEKAAKVVLVADLSKLGRRSFVQFASLEDIDLIITDGTLDDDSREEIESAGVTVVDGVAR, translated from the coding sequence ATGTTACCAGCAGAGCGCAAACGCCGTATCGTCGAACTCGTTTCCGACTCGGACGGCCGGTCGGTCGAGTCGCTGTCCGACCACCTCGGCTATTCGAAGGCGACGATACGACGTGACCTGCGCGAACTCGAAGACCGTGGGCTCATCGAGCGGTCGCACGGCGGAGCCGTCCCCGTGACCTCCGTCGGGCGCGAGCAGACCTACGGGCAGAAGGAAGTACAGAATCTCGAAGGGAAACGCGCAATCGCCGACCGCGCGGTCGAGGAACTGGCCGAGGGACAGGTCGTGTTCTTCGACGCGGGGACGACCACGATGGAAGTGGCGCGGAAAGTTCCCAAGGACGGGACGATACTCGGCGTCACCAACTCGCCGCGGCTCGCCATCGAACTGAACGAGGAGGAAAACGAGGTCAAACTCACGGGCGGGACGCTCCGCCGGCGGACGAAGGCGCTCGTGGGACCGACCGCGGAGTCGTTCATGGAGCGGACGAACTTCGACCTGCTGTTCCTCGGTACGAACGGGCTGGACGTGGAGTCCGGCCTCACGACCCCGAACGAGGACGAGGCGCGGATGAAGGAGCTGATGGTCGAAAAGGCCGCGAAAGTCGTCCTCGTTGCTGATCTCTCGAAGCTCGGCCGACGGAGCTTCGTCCAGTTCGCATCGCTCGAAGATATCGACCTGATTATCACCGACGGAACGCTCGACGACGACTCTCGCGAGGAGATCGAGAGCGCGGGCGTCACCGTCGTCGACGGAGTTGCACGATGA
- the ptfB gene encoding fructose PTS transporter subunit IIB, with protein MKLVAVTSCPTGIAHSQMAAENLLQAGERLGHDIDVEVQGAMGTQDELSSDAIAEAEAVIITSDTSVSRDRFDGKLVIKGTVKDGVNNAEAVVKKAVELAEAGKTGSVTFGSGDDGEDAEADDGTDDSSGDAAESDEPVRRGGDPEKGLFARLKKLFS; from the coding sequence ATGAAACTCGTCGCAGTCACATCCTGTCCGACCGGAATCGCACACAGCCAGATGGCGGCCGAGAACCTCCTGCAGGCCGGCGAGCGCCTCGGCCACGACATCGACGTCGAGGTCCAGGGCGCGATGGGTACGCAGGACGAACTGTCCTCGGACGCCATCGCCGAGGCCGAGGCGGTCATCATCACCTCGGACACCTCGGTCAGCCGCGACCGCTTCGACGGCAAACTCGTCATCAAGGGGACGGTCAAAGACGGCGTCAACAACGCCGAGGCCGTCGTGAAGAAGGCGGTCGAACTCGCCGAGGCCGGCAAGACCGGTTCGGTCACGTTCGGAAGCGGCGACGACGGTGAGGACGCCGAGGCCGACGACGGCACCGACGACTCGTCCGGCGACGCCGCGGAATCGGACGAACCCGTGCGCCGCGGCGGCGACCCCGAAAAGGGGCTTTTCGCCCGGCTGAAGAAGCTGTTCTCGTAA
- the ilvN gene encoding acetolactate synthase small subunit: MSDNRKGLQGPAPDERPHPDGRRNAQGIRIDPEAESEHEPRRTVFSAIVEDEPGVLSRVAGLAARRQFNIESLTVGPTTVEGHSRITMVVEEPEPGIDQIEKQLAKLKPVISVGELDDDAVRAELVLLKVRGEDPDKVHAITEMYDGRTLDAGPETITVQLTGDERKIDDAVDAFRRFGIIEIARTGQTALAHGSKKTVPGEEPGTSGEPTKPNTNTQ, from the coding sequence ATGAGCGACAATCGAAAGGGACTGCAAGGCCCCGCGCCCGACGAGCGGCCACACCCCGACGGCCGACGCAACGCGCAGGGCATCCGCATCGACCCCGAAGCGGAATCGGAACACGAACCGCGGCGAACGGTCTTTTCGGCCATCGTCGAGGACGAACCCGGCGTGCTCTCGCGCGTCGCCGGCCTCGCCGCCCGCCGCCAGTTCAACATCGAGAGCCTCACCGTGGGCCCCACGACCGTCGAGGGTCACTCCCGCATCACGATGGTCGTCGAGGAGCCCGAACCGGGCATCGACCAGATAGAAAAACAGCTCGCGAAGCTCAAGCCCGTCATCTCCGTCGGCGAGTTGGACGACGACGCCGTTCGCGCGGAACTCGTCCTCCTGAAGGTCCGCGGCGAGGACCCCGACAAGGTCCACGCCATCACGGAGATGTACGACGGCCGCACCCTCGACGCCGGTCCCGAGACCATCACGGTCCAACTCACCGGTGACGAGCGCAAGATAGACGACGCCGTGGACGCGTTCCGGCGGTTCGGTATCATCGAAATCGCCCGGACCGGTCAGACCGCGCTCGCCCACGGCTCGAAGAAGACCGTTCCCGGAGAGGAACCCGGAACCTCCGGCGAACCCACCAAACCCAACACAAACACGCAATGA
- the pfkB gene encoding 1-phosphofructokinase, whose product MILTVTPNPAVDHTIHFDEPLQPGVVHRTDDAVFTAGGKGINVAKYVSALDADATASGFLGGHFGKFVRDRLDADGIASDFVTVDADTRLNTTVLAEDGEYKLNHNGPQIRAADVDELVETAQANEPDTLLVGGSLPPGMSLADVDRLARAGDWQIAVDMGGEYLAELEADYYVCKPNRSELATATGRTVETEADAIEAAEELHARGFEYVLASLGADGALLVTDDEVLSAPALDVEVVDTVGAGDAVMSGFLAAREHGLSDADALRMGVLTASRVVGVAGTRVPNLEDVLTNETHVEVTTVRSR is encoded by the coding sequence ATGATTCTCACAGTCACCCCGAACCCAGCAGTCGACCACACGATTCACTTCGACGAACCGCTTCAGCCCGGCGTCGTCCACCGGACCGACGACGCGGTGTTCACCGCCGGCGGCAAGGGCATCAACGTCGCCAAGTACGTCTCGGCGCTCGACGCCGACGCGACCGCCTCGGGCTTTCTCGGCGGCCACTTCGGGAAGTTCGTCCGCGACCGACTCGACGCCGACGGCATCGCCTCGGACTTCGTCACCGTCGACGCGGACACGCGCCTGAACACGACCGTGCTCGCGGAGGACGGCGAGTACAAACTCAATCACAACGGCCCGCAGATTCGTGCAGCCGACGTGGACGAGCTCGTTGAAACCGCGCAGGCGAACGAGCCCGACACGCTCCTCGTCGGCGGCAGCCTCCCGCCGGGGATGTCCCTCGCCGACGTCGATAGACTCGCCCGCGCGGGCGACTGGCAGATAGCGGTGGACATGGGCGGGGAGTACCTCGCCGAACTGGAGGCCGACTACTACGTCTGCAAACCCAATCGCTCGGAACTCGCGACGGCGACGGGTCGAACTGTCGAGACCGAAGCCGACGCCATCGAGGCCGCCGAGGAGCTTCACGCACGCGGGTTCGAGTACGTGTTAGCCTCGCTCGGTGCGGACGGCGCGCTCCTCGTCACCGACGACGAAGTCCTCTCCGCGCCCGCGCTCGACGTGGAAGTCGTCGACACGGTCGGTGCGGGCGACGCCGTCATGTCCGGGTTCCTCGCCGCGCGCGAACACGGGCTGTCGGACGCCGACGCCCTCCGAATGGGCGTGTTGACCGCGTCCCGCGTCGTCGGCGTCGCGGGTACCCGCGTCCCGAACCTCGAAGACGTGCTGACGAACGAGACGCACGTCGAGGTGACGACCGTTCGGAGCCGGTGA
- the leuB gene encoding 3-isopropylmalate dehydrogenase, whose protein sequence is MTEEIVVIPGDGIGAEVIPAAVDVLKAVGDFEFVEADAGDHVKEATGEALPQETYDLAAEADATLFGAAGETAADVILPLRTAVDSFVNVRPAKAYPGVDALRPETDLVFLRENTEGVYAGHEDRLSDDLSTLTRVVTTSASERLAEYACDYVGGEGGSFQVAHKANVMRETDGRFRDAVVSVADERGVEAEEVLMDAFATRVCLDPTQFDTIVCPNLAGDVLSDLAAGLVGGLGLLPSANIGPDAALFEPVHGSAPDIAGEGIANPAATILSAAMLLDYLDYEDEADRVRSAVEGVLADGPRTPDLGGDASTEDVTAAVLDRL, encoded by the coding sequence ATGACTGAGGAAATCGTCGTCATCCCCGGCGATGGCATCGGCGCGGAGGTCATCCCGGCGGCGGTTGACGTGCTGAAGGCCGTCGGCGACTTCGAGTTCGTCGAGGCCGACGCCGGCGACCACGTGAAGGAAGCCACGGGTGAGGCGCTCCCGCAGGAGACCTACGACCTCGCCGCCGAGGCCGACGCGACGCTGTTCGGCGCGGCCGGCGAGACCGCGGCGGACGTCATCCTGCCGCTTCGAACTGCGGTTGACTCCTTTGTCAACGTCCGCCCGGCAAAGGCCTACCCCGGCGTCGACGCGCTCCGACCGGAGACGGACCTCGTCTTCCTCCGGGAGAACACGGAGGGCGTCTACGCCGGCCACGAGGACCGACTCTCTGACGACCTCTCGACGCTCACGCGCGTCGTCACCACCTCGGCGTCCGAGCGACTCGCCGAGTACGCCTGCGACTACGTCGGCGGCGAAGGCGGCAGTTTCCAGGTCGCCCACAAGGCGAACGTGATGCGCGAGACGGACGGTCGCTTCCGCGACGCCGTCGTCTCCGTCGCCGACGAGCGCGGCGTCGAGGCAGAGGAGGTCCTGATGGACGCCTTCGCGACGCGCGTCTGTCTCGACCCCACGCAGTTCGACACCATCGTCTGCCCGAACCTCGCGGGCGACGTGCTGTCCGACCTCGCCGCTGGCCTCGTCGGCGGCCTCGGACTGCTCCCCTCGGCGAACATCGGTCCGGACGCCGCGCTGTTCGAACCGGTTCACGGCTCCGCGCCCGACATCGCCGGTGAGGGCATCGCCAACCCGGCCGCGACGATTCTGTCCGCGGCGATGCTGCTCGACTACCTCGACTACGAGGACGAAGCCGACCGCGTCCGGTCGGCCGTCGAAGGCGTCCTCGCCGACGGGCCGCGCACGCCCGACCTCGGCGGCGACGCCTCCACGGAGGACGTGACCGCCGCGGTTCTCGACCGACTCTGA
- the ptsP gene encoding phosphoenolpyruvate--protein phosphotransferase has translation MTERTLSGIGVTPLSGVGTVVWYRPDADLPEPPAAEDVDAEAELARFEDARAAAEDELEAERERTAERVGEEEAAVFDAHVQFLNDPQITDGVTDAIEGGLPAEHAVQETFSEFVEQFENMGGRMGERADDLRDVRDRLVRVLSDGERVDLSSLPEGSVVVAERLTPSDTAQLDPERVAGFVTVTGGRTSHAAIFARSLALPAIVGVGEELQSVEDGAEVVVDGESGDFVVDPSDERKEAAAAAADVDVRHESVETADGVEIEVAANIGTLADLGPAVDRGADGVGLFRTEFLFLDRESPPDEDEQYEAYVEALESFDGGRVVVRTLDIGGDKPVPYLDLPDEENPFLGERGIRRSLGPDADLFETQVRALLRAAASADGANLSVMLPLVSTVEELRAGRERFESVAADLDAEGVENELPEFGIMVETPAAAFMADQFAPHVDFFSIGTNDLAQYVMAAERGNERVSDLGDYRQPAVLRAIDATVSAAEGEDCWVGMCGEMAGDPDLTELLVGLGLDELSMSAVTVPQVKAAVAETDTADARELAERVLQADTKAEVAEILTLDQ, from the coding sequence ATGACCGAACGAACCCTCTCCGGCATCGGCGTGACACCGCTTTCGGGCGTCGGCACCGTCGTCTGGTACCGACCGGACGCCGACCTCCCCGAGCCGCCGGCCGCCGAAGACGTGGACGCGGAGGCCGAACTGGCGCGCTTCGAGGACGCCCGCGCGGCCGCCGAAGACGAACTCGAAGCCGAGCGCGAGCGGACCGCCGAACGCGTCGGCGAGGAGGAGGCCGCGGTGTTCGACGCGCACGTCCAGTTCCTCAACGACCCGCAGATAACCGACGGCGTCACCGACGCCATCGAGGGCGGGCTCCCGGCCGAACACGCCGTGCAAGAGACGTTCTCCGAGTTCGTCGAGCAGTTCGAGAACATGGGCGGTCGCATGGGCGAGCGCGCCGACGACCTCCGCGACGTGCGCGACCGACTCGTTCGCGTCCTCTCGGACGGCGAGCGCGTCGACCTCTCGTCGCTGCCGGAGGGGAGCGTCGTCGTCGCGGAACGGCTCACGCCGAGCGACACGGCGCAACTCGACCCGGAGCGCGTCGCCGGCTTCGTCACGGTGACGGGCGGCCGCACCTCCCACGCGGCCATCTTCGCGCGCTCGCTCGCCCTGCCGGCCATCGTCGGCGTGGGCGAGGAACTCCAGTCCGTCGAGGACGGCGCAGAAGTCGTCGTCGACGGCGAGTCGGGCGACTTCGTGGTCGACCCGAGCGACGAGCGCAAGGAGGCCGCCGCGGCCGCCGCCGACGTGGACGTCCGACACGAGTCGGTCGAAACCGCAGACGGCGTCGAAATCGAGGTCGCCGCCAACATCGGTACGCTGGCGGACCTCGGGCCGGCTGTCGACCGCGGGGCCGACGGCGTCGGCCTGTTCCGCACCGAGTTCCTCTTCCTCGACCGCGAGTCGCCGCCGGACGAAGACGAGCAGTACGAGGCGTACGTCGAGGCGCTCGAATCGTTCGACGGCGGGCGCGTAGTCGTCCGGACCCTCGACATCGGCGGCGACAAGCCGGTCCCGTACCTCGACCTGCCGGACGAGGAGAACCCGTTCCTCGGCGAGCGCGGCATCCGCCGGTCGCTCGGCCCGGACGCTGACCTCTTCGAGACGCAGGTCCGCGCGCTCCTGCGCGCGGCGGCCAGCGCCGACGGTGCGAACCTGTCGGTGATGCTCCCGCTCGTCTCGACGGTCGAGGAGCTTCGCGCCGGCCGAGAGCGGTTCGAGTCGGTCGCGGCCGACCTCGACGCCGAGGGCGTCGAAAACGAACTGCCCGAGTTCGGCATCATGGTCGAGACGCCCGCCGCGGCGTTCATGGCCGACCAGTTCGCGCCGCACGTCGACTTCTTCAGCATCGGGACGAACGACCTCGCGCAGTACGTGATGGCCGCCGAGCGCGGCAACGAGCGCGTCTCGGACCTCGGCGACTACCGACAGCCGGCGGTCCTCCGCGCCATCGACGCCACCGTCTCGGCGGCCGAGGGCGAGGACTGCTGGGTCGGCATGTGCGGCGAGATGGCCGGCGACCCGGACCTCACCGAACTGCTCGTCGGGCTCGGCCTCGACGAACTGAGCATGAGCGCCGTGACGGTGCCGCAGGTCAAGGCGGCCGTCGCGGAGACCGACACCGCGGACGCCCGCGAACTCGCGGAACGCGTCCTGCAGGCCGACACCAAGGCTGAAGTCGCGGAAATCCTTACACTAGACCAATGA